A part of Acidobacteriota bacterium genomic DNA contains:
- a CDS encoding S8 family serine peptidase, producing MSLSPWARRIFGIFLALALPAVLFAAQVQLPQKAVLFPSTSGVIKDTAAFYNAATKEGNLLLLRAAIFDPLRDGRPDLDAWVPDRISGQPLDKKYYIVQCKTVLTPGFQRQLTAAGAQVLDYIPNNALMVRMNAAAYNAVVGNPEVRWVGDYQPAFKMGPYLALNLNEGLTALPGEKVRFAVAFFTHENVSDAVNEIANRYHADRNFNYRQDARWTVVFEVSREAAAEFVTYLANRNDVRWVEPNLPAKLMNDNSVWMCQSADSGTKATPIFAHGIMGQGQVVAMSDSGIDRESCFFIHAEGAPQVNNQHVTPPGVLAIDTAQRKLLAVNIMADSIEDDSGVHWYHGTHTSGSVAGKDYHSTPNPGTGDAAHLTGDGMAPMAKLIVEGGGTTTGGLNFPYPLYDLWQQERLSTARLASNSWGTQIDYPGYSNEYLDTNAYDDLFVWHNEDFLICWSTGNVEDNALLNNYSLGKNVIAVGATTNGSAGANDVWDYSCKGPSADGRYKPDLVAPGMAVRSAAGSTGAACNTKTGSGTSMACPTVAGLAALVRQYYTEGWYPTGTKTPANAITPSAALIKATLVNSAKNLTGGNTGAVGNEDAPAGGQGWGRPLLDDALYFAAKADARKLCVADVPNSAGLTTGETREYTYTVAAGMPFKVTLVWSDAPASYGVSQTLVNNLDLEVEGPGGILYKGNQWNGTPSNNTKESAANPAGTDTINNVEGVLLRTPAAGTYKVRVKGTNIPGFQCRYTQGYALALTGDVAGADTAVLNIVGIDIDDSLGNNNHLVDPGEEVRLNVRLGNYGSVDAGSVNAVLSTTTAGITVTGSNSPYPNINVGKSAVNSTPFTFRVAGNVPMNTLIHFNLAVNTSSSAATLPLTVRVKPSSAPSLTNLVLTEGERYETDNGVYPQYVSVRVGFDYADPEADYDKMYLYTRIGGVDSNALPVVLDNDTAEFWYYTPGTSGNTEWNIRFFYHVASSNLSAGRIQVYGYLVDSQGNWSPMAVSNELNFTIAQTATTPLQLQDDDATYVAFPTGFTFPFYGQTYSGCWLNTDGNITFGGGYAWMDRTPSAFLNEMPRIAALYTDLAKDPGQDRIQVSSTANTVSFTFANLPQWAQSGPTGSHNFVVTLHNTGAIDVAYGRCDVTESQEDYLTGLFWKAIVGVCPGGFPSNFPSTDLSALGGNITIPAGDPIYQGFQDTDSFDLANSTIFFNPPAFTPAQTLIFPRLSYKGGDRSEGLGFVNPTGKAARIRFSGYNLTGGALGTQNTMWWPIDGQGAYQAESVLGLSADSDGWVMAEADQVGIKGFFLSEKFGPGGLAGMDGASAFLSTEAMADGYFPRVMCSGGFTTELFIANPGTDAAAVTLVGLNGTTTVNAPVQNIPAKGAVKLDVSTVFGQPFNGAIHLTATGSQVVGNAQVRFGTTAISSCNLMPTSGAATNLTAAHITSIPTVYATEVNLVNTGGAPAVVTLTPYNADGTAMTPPFTVNVPAGQVVNLKDAQLGLPTTGSSDGWLNLASDGSPILGCLSFGKPDTYVYESTLPLQTTTKTTLYFSQVANGNAGGVNFFTGLTLVNPGSTYANAVVSVYGSDGRLYGQANVTLKPKEKFARLLQTLENMGAIPNQASGYIEITSSQPIYGFELFGDWTFSFLSAVTAQ from the coding sequence ATGAGTCTTTCCCCTTGGGCCCGAAGGATCTTCGGGATTTTCCTGGCCCTGGCCCTGCCGGCGGTCCTCTTCGCCGCCCAGGTGCAGCTGCCGCAGAAGGCCGTGCTCTTCCCGAGCACGTCCGGGGTCATCAAGGACACCGCGGCGTTCTACAACGCGGCCACCAAGGAGGGCAACCTCCTGCTGCTGCGCGCGGCCATCTTCGACCCGCTCCGCGACGGGCGGCCGGACCTGGACGCCTGGGTGCCCGACCGGATCAGCGGGCAGCCCCTGGACAAAAAGTACTACATCGTCCAGTGCAAGACCGTCCTGACCCCCGGCTTCCAGCGTCAGCTGACGGCGGCCGGGGCGCAGGTCCTGGACTACATCCCCAACAACGCCCTGATGGTGCGGATGAACGCCGCCGCCTACAATGCGGTCGTCGGCAACCCCGAGGTGCGCTGGGTGGGTGACTACCAGCCCGCCTTCAAGATGGGGCCGTACCTCGCCCTCAACCTGAACGAGGGCCTCACCGCCCTCCCGGGCGAGAAGGTGCGCTTCGCCGTCGCCTTCTTCACCCACGAGAACGTCTCCGACGCCGTCAACGAAATCGCCAACCGCTACCACGCCGACCGGAACTTCAACTACCGCCAGGACGCGCGGTGGACCGTGGTGTTCGAGGTCTCCCGCGAGGCGGCCGCCGAGTTCGTGACCTACCTGGCCAACCGGAACGACGTCCGGTGGGTCGAGCCGAACCTCCCTGCGAAGCTGATGAACGACAACTCCGTCTGGATGTGCCAGAGCGCCGATTCCGGGACCAAGGCGACCCCGATCTTCGCCCACGGCATCATGGGGCAGGGCCAGGTGGTGGCCATGTCCGACTCCGGCATCGACCGGGAGTCCTGCTTCTTCATCCACGCCGAAGGCGCCCCCCAGGTGAACAACCAGCACGTGACCCCTCCCGGGGTGCTCGCCATCGACACGGCCCAGCGCAAGCTGCTGGCCGTCAACATCATGGCGGATTCCATCGAGGACGACTCGGGCGTCCACTGGTACCACGGGACCCACACCTCGGGCTCCGTGGCCGGCAAGGACTACCACAGCACCCCGAACCCGGGCACGGGCGACGCCGCCCACCTGACCGGCGACGGCATGGCCCCCATGGCCAAGCTGATCGTGGAAGGCGGCGGCACTACCACGGGCGGGCTCAACTTCCCCTACCCGCTCTACGACCTGTGGCAGCAGGAACGCCTCAGCACGGCCCGCCTCGCCTCCAACAGCTGGGGGACGCAGATCGATTATCCCGGCTACTCCAACGAGTACCTCGACACCAACGCCTACGACGACCTTTTCGTGTGGCACAACGAGGACTTCCTGATCTGCTGGTCCACCGGGAACGTGGAGGATAACGCCCTCCTCAACAACTACTCCCTCGGCAAGAACGTCATCGCCGTCGGGGCCACCACCAACGGGAGCGCCGGCGCCAACGACGTCTGGGACTACTCCTGCAAGGGTCCCTCCGCCGACGGCCGCTACAAGCCCGACCTGGTCGCCCCCGGCATGGCCGTCCGCTCCGCGGCCGGCAGCACCGGCGCCGCCTGCAACACCAAGACCGGATCCGGCACCAGCATGGCCTGCCCGACGGTGGCCGGCCTGGCCGCCCTGGTCCGCCAGTACTACACCGAGGGCTGGTACCCCACCGGGACCAAGACCCCGGCCAACGCCATCACGCCCTCCGCAGCCCTGATCAAGGCCACCCTCGTCAACTCCGCGAAGAACCTGACGGGAGGCAACACGGGCGCCGTCGGCAACGAGGACGCCCCGGCCGGCGGGCAGGGGTGGGGCCGCCCCCTCCTCGACGACGCCCTCTACTTCGCCGCCAAGGCGGACGCCCGCAAGCTCTGCGTGGCGGACGTCCCCAACTCGGCGGGCCTCACCACCGGTGAAACCCGCGAGTACACCTACACCGTCGCGGCCGGGATGCCCTTCAAGGTCACCCTGGTCTGGTCCGACGCCCCGGCGTCCTACGGGGTCTCCCAAACCCTGGTGAACAACCTCGACCTGGAGGTCGAAGGGCCCGGCGGCATCCTCTACAAGGGCAACCAGTGGAACGGCACGCCCTCCAACAACACCAAGGAATCGGCCGCCAACCCCGCGGGGACCGACACCATCAACAACGTGGAAGGCGTCCTCCTCCGCACCCCCGCCGCCGGCACCTACAAGGTCCGGGTCAAGGGGACCAACATCCCGGGCTTCCAGTGCCGCTACACCCAGGGGTACGCCCTGGCGCTGACCGGCGACGTCGCCGGGGCGGATACCGCGGTGCTCAACATCGTCGGGATCGACATCGACGACTCCCTGGGGAACAACAACCACCTGGTGGACCCCGGCGAGGAAGTGCGGCTCAACGTCCGCCTCGGCAACTACGGCTCCGTGGATGCCGGCAGCGTCAATGCCGTCCTCTCCACCACCACGGCCGGCATCACCGTGACCGGGTCCAACTCCCCCTACCCGAACATCAACGTGGGCAAGTCCGCCGTCAACTCCACCCCCTTCACGTTCCGGGTGGCCGGCAACGTGCCGATGAACACGCTGATCCACTTCAACCTGGCGGTCAACACCTCGTCCTCCGCCGCCACGCTGCCCCTCACCGTCCGCGTGAAGCCCTCCAGCGCCCCCTCCCTGACCAACCTGGTCCTGACCGAGGGTGAGCGCTACGAGACGGACAACGGGGTCTACCCGCAGTACGTCTCGGTCCGGGTGGGCTTCGACTACGCCGACCCCGAGGCCGACTACGACAAGATGTACCTCTACACCCGCATCGGGGGCGTGGACTCGAACGCCCTGCCCGTCGTCCTCGACAACGACACCGCCGAGTTCTGGTACTACACCCCCGGGACGTCCGGGAACACGGAGTGGAACATCCGCTTCTTCTACCACGTGGCTTCCTCGAACCTGTCGGCCGGCCGGATCCAGGTGTACGGCTACCTGGTGGACAGCCAGGGCAACTGGAGCCCGATGGCCGTGTCCAACGAGCTGAACTTCACCATCGCCCAGACCGCCACGACCCCGCTCCAGCTCCAGGACGACGACGCCACGTATGTCGCCTTCCCCACCGGCTTCACCTTCCCCTTCTACGGGCAGACCTACTCGGGCTGCTGGCTCAACACCGACGGCAACATCACCTTCGGCGGCGGTTACGCCTGGATGGACCGCACCCCCAGCGCCTTCCTCAACGAGATGCCGCGCATCGCGGCCCTCTACACCGACCTGGCCAAGGACCCCGGGCAGGACCGGATCCAGGTGTCCTCCACCGCGAACACGGTCTCCTTCACCTTCGCCAACCTGCCCCAGTGGGCCCAGTCCGGCCCCACCGGCTCGCACAACTTCGTGGTCACCCTCCACAACACGGGGGCCATCGACGTCGCCTACGGGCGGTGCGACGTGACCGAGTCCCAGGAGGATTACCTCACCGGCCTCTTCTGGAAAGCCATCGTCGGCGTCTGCCCCGGTGGTTTCCCCTCCAACTTCCCCTCGACGGACCTCAGCGCCCTGGGCGGCAACATCACCATCCCCGCCGGTGACCCCATCTACCAGGGGTTCCAGGACACCGACTCCTTCGACCTGGCCAATTCCACCATCTTCTTCAACCCGCCGGCCTTCACCCCGGCGCAGACCCTCATCTTCCCGCGCCTGTCCTACAAGGGCGGCGACCGGAGCGAGGGCCTGGGCTTCGTGAACCCCACCGGCAAGGCCGCCCGGATCCGCTTCTCCGGCTACAACCTCACCGGCGGCGCCCTCGGGACCCAGAACACCATGTGGTGGCCCATCGACGGGCAGGGCGCCTACCAGGCGGAGAGCGTCCTCGGCCTGAGCGCCGACTCCGACGGCTGGGTCATGGCTGAAGCCGACCAGGTCGGCATCAAGGGCTTCTTCCTGTCCGAGAAGTTCGGCCCCGGCGGCCTGGCGGGCATGGACGGCGCCTCCGCCTTCCTGAGCACCGAGGCCATGGCCGACGGGTACTTCCCGCGCGTGATGTGCAGCGGCGGCTTCACCACCGAACTCTTCATCGCCAACCCCGGGACCGACGCCGCGGCCGTCACCCTGGTCGGCCTCAACGGGACCACCACCGTCAACGCCCCCGTCCAGAACATCCCGGCCAAGGGCGCCGTGAAGCTGGACGTGTCCACCGTATTCGGCCAGCCCTTCAACGGGGCGATCCACCTGACCGCCACCGGCTCCCAGGTCGTGGGCAACGCCCAGGTGCGCTTCGGGACCACCGCCATCAGCTCCTGCAACCTGATGCCCACCTCCGGCGCCGCCACCAACTTGACGGCCGCCCACATCACCTCCATCCCGACCGTGTACGCCACCGAGGTGAACCTCGTGAACACCGGCGGCGCGCCCGCCGTGGTGACCCTGACGCCCTACAACGCCGACGGGACCGCCATGACGCCCCCCTTCACCGTCAACGTCCCTGCCGGGCAGGTCGTCAACCTCAAGGACGCCCAGCTGGGCCTCCCCACCACCGGGTCCTCGGACGGCTGGCTCAACCTGGCCAGCGACGGGAGCCCGATCCTCGGCTGCCTCTCCTTCGGCAAGCCGGACACCTACGTCTACGAGTCCACCCTTCCGCTGCAGACGACCACCAAGACCACCCTGTACTTCTCCCAGGTGGCCAACGGCAACGCGGGCGGCGTCAACTTCTTCACCGGCCTCACCCTGGTCAACCCCGGCAGCACCTACGCCAACGCCGTGGTTTCCGTCTACGGCAGCGACGGGCGGCTCTACGGGCAGGCCAACGTGACCCTCAAGCCCAAGGAGAAGTTTGCGAGACTGCTCCAGACGCTGGAGAACATGGGGGCCATCCCCAACCAGGCCAGCGGCTACATCGAAATCACTTCCAGCCAGCCCATCTACGGCTTCGAGCTGTTCGGCGATTGGACGTTCAGCTTCCTGAGCGCCGTCACGGCCCAGTAA
- a CDS encoding sel1 repeat family protein: MKRLLFAILSVFFYCAFVIPDAEFGALLEAAKKGNADARLKVGVMYFEGEGVSKNKEEAARWLRLAAGQGNAEAQSKLGWMYMYGEGVQKNEAEAFRWTRSAAEQGNAKAQCNLSLLYEDGLGVPVDESQAMIWLKKSAEQGYVWAQYNLGLSDTSLFGTDLTQAESEKWLRLAADQLIRLAAEESDPKAMFYLGKLYSMGRGVARDPAKAKSLWIRAAEHGWVEAQFHVGAMYDNGVIIEKNTKEAYFWFSLAASGGDEVAKLSVGRLAESLTAADLKALQQRVREWKPKTKTDR; encoded by the coding sequence ATGAAACGATTGTTGTTTGCGATTCTTTCTGTTTTTTTTTACTGCGCATTCGTGATTCCGGATGCGGAATTCGGAGCCCTTCTCGAAGCGGCGAAAAAGGGAAATGCAGATGCCCGGTTAAAGGTGGGCGTCATGTATTTCGAAGGGGAAGGGGTCTCCAAAAACAAGGAGGAAGCAGCCAGATGGCTGCGTTTGGCGGCCGGGCAAGGTAATGCGGAGGCCCAGAGCAAACTGGGCTGGATGTATATGTACGGAGAAGGTGTTCAGAAAAACGAGGCGGAGGCTTTCCGATGGACCCGCAGCGCCGCGGAGCAGGGGAACGCGAAAGCCCAATGCAATCTAAGCCTATTGTATGAGGATGGCCTGGGCGTTCCTGTGGATGAATCACAGGCGATGATCTGGCTGAAAAAGTCGGCGGAGCAGGGCTACGTCTGGGCTCAATACAACCTTGGTCTATCGGATACCAGTCTCTTCGGAACTGACTTGACTCAGGCGGAATCCGAAAAATGGCTGCGTTTGGCGGCGGACCAACTGATTCGATTGGCCGCGGAGGAGAGTGATCCCAAGGCGATGTTCTACCTTGGGAAGCTGTACTCCATGGGCAGGGGGGTGGCGCGCGACCCGGCCAAAGCGAAATCGCTGTGGATCCGGGCTGCGGAGCATGGTTGGGTCGAGGCTCAATTCCACGTGGGCGCGATGTACGACAATGGGGTCATCATCGAAAAGAATACCAAGGAAGCCTATTTCTGGTTCTCGCTCGCCGCATCCGGGGGGGATGAAGTCGCAAAGCTCTCGGTGGGACGTCTGGCCGAAAGCCTCACCGCCGCCGATTTGAAGGCCCTCCAGCAGAGGGTGAGAGAGTGGAAACCAAAGACGAAGACGGATAGGTGA
- a CDS encoding PilT/PilU family type 4a pilus ATPase: MIVNTFDQVLKKGKEIGASDCHLSVGSPWKYRIHGHIVPIKSLPNMKIEEAEALVRHIVRSGHVHLQGDFDQAIQVLQDLDCSYSLPGVCRFRVNICRQRGTFSIVLRVIPFEAPSIEALGLPPVIRDIAMEERGLVLLTGITGSGKSTTLAAMVREINLAKPAKIVTIEDPLEYLHREVKASVIQREVGSDTESFARALRAALRQDPDVILVGEMRDRETIDTAIKAAETGHLVFSTLHTTDAPKSISRILSVFDLSEQQAVRLRLSETIRAVVSQRLIRRCDQQGRVAVLEIMRSTLSIQDCIENPEKTGAIKDFVAQGGDTYGMQTFDQHLMRLFNEGIIDMETAKAAATSAYDFERNVQFS, encoded by the coding sequence ATGATTGTAAATACGTTCGATCAGGTGCTGAAGAAGGGGAAGGAGATCGGGGCCTCCGACTGCCACCTCAGCGTGGGGTCCCCGTGGAAATACCGGATCCACGGGCACATCGTCCCCATCAAGAGCCTGCCCAACATGAAGATCGAGGAGGCGGAGGCCCTGGTACGGCACATCGTCCGCTCCGGGCACGTACACCTGCAGGGCGACTTCGATCAAGCCATCCAGGTACTGCAGGACCTCGATTGTTCCTACTCCCTCCCCGGGGTTTGCCGTTTCCGGGTCAACATCTGCCGCCAGCGGGGGACCTTCTCCATCGTCCTGCGCGTCATTCCCTTCGAGGCCCCCTCCATCGAGGCGCTGGGGCTGCCCCCCGTGATCCGGGACATCGCCATGGAGGAGCGCGGGCTGGTCCTCCTGACGGGGATCACGGGCAGCGGCAAATCCACCACGCTGGCGGCCATGGTCCGGGAGATCAACCTCGCCAAGCCCGCCAAGATCGTGACCATCGAGGATCCCCTGGAATACCTCCACCGGGAGGTCAAGGCCTCGGTGATTCAGCGCGAGGTGGGATCCGACACGGAGAGTTTCGCCCGGGCCCTGCGCGCCGCCCTCCGCCAGGACCCGGACGTGATCCTGGTGGGCGAGATGCGGGACCGGGAGACCATCGACACCGCCATCAAGGCCGCGGAAACCGGCCACCTGGTCTTTTCCACCCTCCACACCACCGACGCCCCCAAGTCCATCAGCCGCATTCTCAGCGTCTTCGACCTCTCCGAGCAGCAGGCCGTCCGCCTGCGCCTGTCGGAAACGATCCGGGCGGTGGTTTCCCAGCGCCTCATCCGCCGCTGCGACCAGCAGGGCCGGGTCGCCGTCCTGGAGATCATGCGCTCGACCCTCAGCATCCAGGACTGCATCGAAAACCCCGAGAAAACCGGCGCCATCAAGGATTTCGTGGCCCAGGGCGGCGACACTTACGGCATGCAGACCTTCGACCAGCACCTGATGCGGCTCTTCAACGAGGGCATCATCGACATGGAAACGGCGAAGGCGGCCGCCACCAGCGCCTACGACTTCGAACGCAACGTTCAGTTCAGCTGA
- a CDS encoding valine--tRNA ligase, which translates to MKETLPKSYEPVEVETKWYTYWEKKGLFKPTPEGNGKDRFSIVIPPPNVTGTLHIGHAFCFTLHDVIVRWKRMRGYDTLWLPGTDHAGIATQNVVEKTLRQGEGKTRQDLGREAFEKRVWQWKEEYGGRILGQLRKLGTSCDWERLRFTLDHGLSRAVREVFVRLYEEGLIYKGEYIVNWCPRCGTAISDLETQYETLEGKLWYIRYPVKGRPGEFVTVATTRPETMLGDTGVAMNPADERFAHLRGATVILPLLGREIPLVEDEMVAMDFGTGMVKVTPSHDPNDFLTGQRHHLPFVRVIDEHGRMTAAAGPFAGLERYACRAAVLEKLEAEGLLEKVEKHVHNVGHCQRCTTVVEPLVSSQWFVKVKPLADRAVEAVEKGLTRFVPPRYEKTFFTWMADIHDWCISRQLWWGHRIPAWFCPACERYTVARTDPDTCAHCGSPSIRQEEDVLDTWFSSALWPFSTLGWPERTRDLERFYPTDLLITGYDIIFFWVARMIMMGMKFMDDAPFRTVYIHGLVRDEHNQKMSKSKGNALDPLEIMSKYGTDAVRFTLAIMAMPGSDLPFSMDRMVGYRAFANKIWNAARFLVMKMPDDMAPVDEARIRELLAGGTLDETDRWVLHRLNETTATMNASLDDFLCHEAADAIYHFFWHEFCDWYIEFAKPRLAEDAPRRAETLDLLLYVLDRSLRLLHPFMPFITEEIWQKLPREGESVMVARFPEALSGMECPDAVRHVEFLKEFVTAVRTIRAENNIPPGKRLPLEFEGGDEAAASLALFDAEIRQLGVLDGLRRSSPLTDAPGALKGACPGVRFQLLAEPAADPGAERDRLHREIRKLEDELLKIEVKLANADFLAKAPADVVAKNRKKQAELDEKAATLRAALALLG; encoded by the coding sequence ATGAAAGAAACGCTCCCGAAGTCATACGAGCCCGTTGAAGTGGAAACAAAGTGGTACACCTACTGGGAGAAGAAGGGCCTGTTCAAGCCCACCCCCGAAGGGAACGGCAAGGACCGTTTCTCCATCGTGATCCCCCCGCCCAACGTCACGGGGACCCTCCACATCGGGCACGCCTTCTGCTTCACCCTGCACGATGTCATCGTCCGCTGGAAACGGATGCGCGGCTACGACACCCTCTGGCTGCCGGGGACCGACCACGCCGGCATCGCCACCCAGAACGTGGTGGAGAAGACCCTCCGCCAGGGCGAGGGCAAGACCCGCCAGGACCTGGGCCGGGAGGCCTTCGAGAAGCGGGTGTGGCAGTGGAAGGAGGAGTACGGCGGCCGGATCCTGGGGCAGCTCCGGAAGCTGGGGACCTCCTGCGACTGGGAACGCCTGCGCTTCACCCTGGACCACGGCCTCTCCCGGGCGGTCCGCGAGGTTTTCGTGCGGCTCTACGAGGAAGGCCTGATCTACAAGGGCGAGTACATTGTCAACTGGTGCCCCCGCTGCGGCACGGCCATCTCCGACCTCGAGACCCAGTACGAGACCCTCGAGGGCAAGCTCTGGTACATCCGCTACCCGGTGAAGGGGCGCCCCGGCGAGTTCGTCACCGTGGCCACCACCCGGCCCGAGACCATGCTGGGGGACACCGGCGTGGCCATGAACCCGGCCGATGAGCGCTTCGCCCACCTGCGGGGAGCCACGGTGATCCTCCCCCTCCTCGGCCGGGAGATCCCCCTCGTCGAGGACGAGATGGTGGCCATGGACTTCGGCACGGGCATGGTGAAGGTGACGCCCTCCCACGACCCCAACGACTTCCTCACGGGGCAGCGGCACCACCTGCCCTTCGTGCGGGTCATCGACGAGCACGGCCGAATGACGGCCGCCGCCGGGCCCTTTGCCGGCCTGGAGCGCTACGCCTGCCGGGCGGCGGTCCTGGAGAAACTGGAGGCGGAGGGCCTGCTGGAGAAGGTGGAGAAGCACGTCCACAACGTCGGGCACTGCCAGCGCTGCACGACGGTGGTGGAACCGCTGGTCTCCAGCCAGTGGTTCGTCAAGGTCAAGCCCCTGGCGGACCGGGCCGTGGAAGCCGTCGAGAAGGGGTTGACCCGGTTCGTTCCCCCGCGCTACGAGAAGACCTTCTTCACGTGGATGGCGGACATCCACGACTGGTGCATCTCCCGCCAGCTCTGGTGGGGGCACCGCATCCCGGCCTGGTTCTGCCCCGCCTGCGAGCGGTACACCGTCGCCCGGACCGACCCGGACACGTGCGCACACTGCGGTTCGCCCTCCATCCGCCAGGAGGAGGACGTGCTGGACACCTGGTTCTCCTCCGCCCTCTGGCCCTTCTCCACGCTGGGCTGGCCGGAGCGGACCCGGGACCTCGAGCGCTTCTACCCCACCGACCTGCTCATCACCGGGTACGACATCATCTTCTTCTGGGTCGCCCGGATGATCATGATGGGGATGAAGTTCATGGACGACGCCCCTTTCCGGACCGTCTACATCCACGGGCTGGTGCGGGACGAGCACAACCAGAAGATGAGCAAGTCGAAGGGGAACGCCCTGGACCCGCTCGAGATCATGTCCAAGTACGGGACCGACGCCGTCCGCTTCACCCTGGCCATCATGGCCATGCCCGGCAGCGACCTCCCCTTCAGCATGGACCGCATGGTGGGCTACCGGGCCTTCGCCAACAAGATCTGGAACGCCGCGCGTTTCCTGGTCATGAAGATGCCCGACGACATGGCGCCGGTGGACGAGGCACGGATCCGCGAACTCCTGGCCGGCGGGACGCTGGACGAGACGGACCGGTGGGTCCTCCACCGGCTGAACGAAACCACCGCGACCATGAACGCCTCGCTGGACGACTTCCTCTGCCACGAGGCGGCGGACGCCATCTACCACTTCTTCTGGCACGAGTTCTGCGACTGGTACATCGAGTTCGCCAAGCCGCGGCTGGCCGAGGACGCCCCCCGGCGGGCCGAGACCCTCGACCTGCTCCTCTATGTCCTGGACCGGAGCCTGCGGCTGCTTCACCCCTTCATGCCCTTCATCACCGAGGAGATCTGGCAGAAACTGCCGCGGGAGGGGGAGTCCGTCATGGTCGCCCGCTTCCCGGAGGCCCTGTCCGGGATGGAGTGCCCCGACGCCGTGCGGCACGTGGAGTTCCTCAAGGAGTTCGTGACGGCCGTCCGGACCATCCGGGCGGAGAACAACATCCCGCCGGGCAAGCGCCTGCCGCTGGAGTTCGAGGGCGGGGACGAGGCGGCGGCCTCCCTGGCCCTTTTCGACGCGGAGATCCGGCAGCTGGGCGTCCTGGACGGCCTCCGCCGGTCGAGCCCCCTCACCGATGCCCCGGGGGCCCTCAAGGGGGCCTGCCCCGGGGTGCGCTTCCAGCTCCTGGCGGAACCGGCGGCCGACCCCGGGGCCGAGCGCGACCGGCTCCACCGCGAGATCCGGAAGCTCGAGGACGAACTGCTCAAGATCGAGGTCAAGCTCGCCAACGCCGACTTCCTCGCCAAGGCCCCGGCGGACGTGGTGGCGAAGAACCGGAAAAAGCAGGCGGAACTCGACGAGAAGGCCGCCACCCTCCGCGCCGCCCTGGCCCTGCTGGGATGA